One Tamlana carrageenivorans genomic region harbors:
- the pdhA gene encoding pyruvate dehydrogenase (acetyl-transferring) E1 component subunit alpha: MQKITKEVYLKWYEDMLFWRKFEDKLAAVYIQQKVRGFLHLYNGQEAVLAGALHAMDLSKDKMITAYRNHVQPIGMGEDPRRVMAELYGKATGTSKGMGGSMHIFSKEFRFYGGHGIVGGQIPLGAGIAFGDKYHGSDAVTLCCFGDGAARQGSLHEAFNLAMLWKLPVVFVCENNGYAMGTSVERTANHPDIWKLGLGYDMPSAPVDGMNPIKVAEAFDEAIQRGRRGEGPTFLELKTYRYRGHSMSDAQHYRTKDEVAEYKKIDPITQVKDVILEKKYATEDDIKAIDKRVKERVLECEKFAEESPFPEKQQLYDMVYEQEDYPFIQHKI; the protein is encoded by the coding sequence ATGCAAAAAATAACAAAAGAGGTTTACCTCAAATGGTACGAAGACATGTTATTCTGGAGAAAGTTTGAAGACAAACTAGCTGCAGTTTACATCCAACAGAAAGTAAGAGGATTTCTTCACTTATATAACGGACAAGAAGCTGTATTAGCAGGAGCTTTACACGCAATGGACTTAAGTAAGGATAAAATGATTACAGCTTATCGTAATCACGTACAGCCTATAGGTATGGGAGAAGATCCTAGACGTGTTATGGCTGAATTATACGGAAAAGCAACAGGTACATCCAAAGGTATGGGTGGTTCTATGCATATTTTTTCTAAGGAATTTAGATTTTATGGTGGTCACGGAATCGTAGGAGGTCAAATTCCTTTAGGTGCTGGTATTGCCTTTGGTGATAAATATCACGGTAGTGATGCCGTTACCTTATGTTGTTTTGGTGATGGTGCGGCAAGACAAGGGTCGCTTCATGAGGCATTTAACTTAGCGATGCTTTGGAAATTACCTGTAGTATTTGTTTGTGAAAATAACGGATATGCCATGGGAACCTCGGTAGAGCGTACAGCAAACCATCCCGATATTTGGAAGTTAGGTTTAGGATACGATATGCCTTCGGCTCCAGTTGATGGTATGAACCCTATTAAAGTAGCTGAAGCTTTCGATGAAGCTATCCAAAGAGGACGTCGCGGTGAAGGGCCAACCTTCTTAGAGTTAAAAACTTACCGTTATAGAGGGCATTCTATGAGTGATGCGCAACATTATAGAACAAAAGATGAAGTTGCTGAATACAAGAAAATTGACCCGATCACGCAAGTGAAAGATGTTATTCTTGAAAAGAAATATGCAACTGAAGACGATATTAAAGCAATAGACAAACGTGTTAAAGAGCGCGTTTTAGAATGTGAGAAGTTCGCAGAAGAATCGCCATTCCCAGAAAAGCAACAGCTTTATGATATGGTTTACGAACAAGAAGATTATCCATTTATTCAACACAAAATATAA
- a CDS encoding pyruvate dehydrogenase complex dihydrolipoamide acetyltransferase has product MAIVVNMPRLSDTMEEGTVAAWLKKVGDKIEEGDILAEIETDKATMEFESFNEGTLLHIGVQEGETTKVDELLAIIGDEGEDISDLLNGGGSADAPATEAKEETAEAAPVATEEAPAEEAAPAAAALPEGVIVVTMPRLSDTMEEGTVATWLKKVGDTVEEGDILAEIETDKATMEFESFQSGTLLEIGLQEGESAKVDSLLAIIGPAGTDVSGVAANFSASSAPAKAEAPKPAAPKAAAPAPAAKSAPAAPKKAAAPAPTPVTENGRVYVSPLAKKLAEDKGINLLKVQGSGENGRIIKRDIENYEPAASAASAGKFVPSGQEDFDDVDNSQMRKAIAKALTNSKFSAPHYYLTVEFDMENAMAFRAQFNSIPDTKISYNDMVVKACALALKQHPQVNSQWFADKMRLNNHVHIGVAVAVPDGLVVPVVRFANEQTLPQIGAAVKELAGKARNKKLTPDEMQGSTFTVSNLGMFGIDTFTSIINQPNSAILSVGNIVEKPVVKNGQIVVGHTMKLSLACDHRTIDGATGAQFLQTLKGYIENPVTMLV; this is encoded by the coding sequence ATGGCAATAGTAGTAAATATGCCGCGTTTAAGCGATACCATGGAAGAAGGTACGGTAGCGGCTTGGTTAAAAAAAGTAGGAGATAAAATTGAAGAAGGAGATATTCTAGCTGAAATCGAAACCGATAAAGCAACCATGGAATTTGAATCCTTTAATGAAGGAACTTTATTGCATATTGGTGTTCAAGAAGGTGAAACTACTAAGGTAGATGAGCTTTTAGCAATTATTGGTGATGAAGGTGAAGATATTTCAGATTTACTAAATGGAGGAGGAAGCGCTGATGCTCCTGCTACTGAAGCTAAGGAAGAAACTGCCGAGGCTGCTCCAGTTGCAACAGAAGAAGCTCCTGCTGAAGAAGCGGCGCCAGCTGCTGCAGCATTACCAGAAGGTGTTATCGTTGTAACGATGCCACGTTTAAGTGATACTATGGAAGAAGGAACTGTCGCTACTTGGTTGAAAAAAGTTGGTGACACCGTTGAAGAAGGTGATATTTTAGCTGAAATTGAAACGGATAAAGCGACTATGGAATTTGAATCATTCCAATCGGGTACTTTATTAGAAATAGGATTACAAGAAGGTGAATCGGCAAAAGTAGATTCATTATTAGCCATTATTGGCCCTGCAGGAACAGATGTTTCTGGTGTTGCTGCTAATTTTTCAGCATCTAGCGCTCCTGCGAAAGCAGAAGCACCAAAACCAGCAGCCCCTAAAGCTGCTGCACCTGCACCAGCTGCAAAATCGGCTCCAGCGGCGCCTAAAAAAGCGGCTGCACCTGCACCAACGCCTGTTACTGAAAACGGACGTGTGTATGTATCGCCATTAGCTAAGAAATTAGCTGAAGATAAAGGCATCAACTTATTAAAAGTCCAGGGTTCTGGTGAGAACGGACGTATCATTAAGCGTGATATTGAAAATTATGAGCCTGCAGCATCTGCAGCTTCAGCTGGAAAATTTGTACCTTCTGGTCAAGAAGATTTTGATGATGTAGATAATTCACAAATGCGTAAAGCGATCGCTAAGGCATTAACGAATTCTAAATTCTCTGCACCGCACTATTACTTAACTGTAGAGTTCGACATGGAAAATGCTATGGCTTTCCGTGCGCAATTCAACTCGATTCCAGATACAAAAATATCTTATAACGATATGGTTGTTAAAGCTTGTGCTTTAGCGTTAAAACAACATCCTCAAGTAAACTCACAGTGGTTCGCAGATAAAATGCGTTTAAATAACCATGTTCATATTGGTGTAGCTGTAGCTGTTCCTGATGGATTAGTAGTGCCTGTAGTACGTTTTGCTAATGAGCAAACTTTACCTCAAATTGGTGCTGCGGTTAAGGAACTTGCAGGAAAAGCAAGAAACAAAAAATTAACCCCAGACGAAATGCAAGGGAGTACTTTTACCGTATCTAACTTAGGAATGTTTGGTATTGATACCTTTACATCAATCATCAACCAACCTAACTCAGCTATTCTTTCTGTTGGTAACATTGTAGAAAAACCAGTTGTTAAAAACGGTCAAATTGTTGTTGGACACACTATGAAATTATCATTAGCTTGTGATCATAGAACTATTGATGGTGCCACTGGAGCGCAATTCCTTCAAACTTTAAAAGGATATATCGAGAACCCAGTAACCATGTTAGTGTAA
- the cdd gene encoding cytidine deaminase, translating into MKEIKKESKIYVFDDLYELPSDVAQLMEKAIEARSRAYAPYSNFEVGAALLLDNGQIITGNNQENASYPSGLCAERTAIYYAGSQYPEAKVIRMAISASSKMTATDTPIPPCGACRQAMVEYEVKQIHDIELYFMGAKGAVAKSNSVMNLLPFVFDKTVLF; encoded by the coding sequence ATGAAAGAAATAAAAAAAGAGTCTAAAATATACGTTTTTGATGATTTATATGAATTACCAAGTGATGTAGCCCAGTTAATGGAAAAAGCGATTGAGGCCAGAAGTCGTGCCTATGCGCCTTATTCAAATTTTGAAGTTGGCGCCGCTTTGTTGCTCGATAACGGCCAAATCATTACCGGTAATAATCAAGAAAACGCCTCATACCCTTCCGGGCTTTGTGCCGAGCGTACCGCAATTTACTATGCTGGATCGCAATATCCAGAAGCTAAAGTAATTCGAATGGCCATTTCAGCAAGTTCAAAAATGACCGCTACAGATACTCCAATTCCGCCTTGTGGTGCCTGTAGACAGGCAATGGTAGAATATGAAGTCAAGCAAATACATGATATCGAGTTATATTTTATGGGCGCAAAAGGAGCTGTCGCTAAGTCAAATTCGGTAATGAATTTGTTGCCTTTTGTATTTGATAAAACAGTACTATTTTAA
- a CDS encoding M28 family metallopeptidase translates to MKKIYALLFFLPILICGAQEKQNQSKHVILKESVEKHMNYLASDALEGRKTGSEGLEKAAVYMESFFRSHDIKPFFQTYRDSFKLKGLVGYNIVGYIEGQDPMLKNEFVILGAHYDHIGFARKVNGDTIANGANDDASGTVAVLEWAKYFAKTKSNKRSILFTLYDAEEMGLKGSEHLANRLKKQPIDLYTMINFEMIGVPLANHETMAYITGYKKSNMANQLNSYAHEELIGFLPQAKAYGLFKRSDNYPFYKTFKVPAQAISTFDFSNYEYYHHVDDEVEALDFDHMTTFIQKMIPALEGMINSEKKEITLHE, encoded by the coding sequence ATGAAAAAAATATATGCATTACTGTTTTTTCTGCCTATTCTTATCTGCGGAGCACAAGAAAAACAAAATCAATCGAAACATGTTATTTTAAAAGAAAGTGTTGAGAAACATATGAATTACCTCGCTTCAGATGCTTTAGAAGGTCGAAAAACAGGGAGCGAAGGATTGGAAAAAGCAGCTGTTTATATGGAATCTTTTTTTAGGAGCCATGATATTAAACCGTTTTTTCAAACCTATAGAGATAGTTTTAAGTTAAAAGGTCTTGTTGGCTATAATATCGTTGGCTATATAGAAGGTCAAGATCCTATGTTGAAAAATGAATTCGTGATACTTGGTGCACATTATGATCACATTGGTTTTGCGAGAAAAGTAAATGGTGATACTATAGCAAATGGAGCTAACGATGATGCCTCGGGCACGGTTGCTGTTCTTGAATGGGCAAAATATTTCGCAAAAACCAAATCGAATAAACGCAGTATTTTATTCACACTTTATGATGCTGAAGAAATGGGATTAAAGGGTTCAGAGCATTTGGCTAATCGTCTTAAAAAGCAGCCTATCGATTTGTATACTATGATTAATTTTGAAATGATTGGAGTGCCTTTAGCTAACCATGAAACGATGGCCTACATTACTGGCTATAAAAAATCAAATATGGCTAATCAACTAAATAGTTATGCCCATGAGGAATTAATTGGTTTTTTGCCTCAAGCCAAAGCCTATGGTCTTTTCAAGCGTTCTGATAATTATCCGTTTTATAAGACTTTTAAGGTGCCTGCACAGGCAATTTCAACTTTCGATTTTAGCAATTATGAGTATTATCATCATGTCGATGACGAGGTAGAGGCTTTAGATTTTGACCATATGACTACATTCATTCAAAAAATGATTCCTGCACTCGAAGGCATGATTAATTCAGAAAAAAAAGAAATTACCTTACATGAGTAA
- a CDS encoding SDR family NAD(P)-dependent oxidoreductase, with translation MSKNIIITGTSRGIGFELVQLFAKQGHQVLALSRNEQPIQNLNLKEVTSFSFDLADEKNYKKVEDFITKNWKQVDVLINNAGALLNKPFSEISMQDFENIYRTNVFGVAELTRVVLPFMVKPSHVVTISSMGGVQGSMKFPGLAAYSSSKAAVITLTELLAEEYKESGISFNVLALGAVQTEMLEEAFPGYQAPITALEMAEYIFDFALNGNKYYNGKMLQVSNSTP, from the coding sequence ATGAGTAAAAATATTATTATTACAGGAACAAGTCGTGGCATCGGATTCGAATTGGTGCAATTATTCGCCAAGCAAGGCCATCAAGTATTGGCGCTTTCGCGGAATGAACAACCCATTCAAAATCTAAATCTTAAAGAAGTTACTAGCTTTTCCTTCGATTTAGCCGATGAAAAAAACTATAAAAAAGTTGAAGATTTTATAACTAAAAACTGGAAACAGGTGGATGTGTTAATCAATAACGCAGGCGCCTTGCTTAATAAGCCGTTTTCAGAAATTTCCATGCAAGATTTTGAAAACATCTATAGAACCAATGTTTTTGGCGTTGCCGAATTAACCCGTGTGGTATTACCGTTTATGGTGAAGCCAAGTCATGTAGTAACCATCAGTTCTATGGGTGGCGTTCAAGGAAGTATGAAATTCCCAGGATTAGCAGCCTACAGTTCTAGTAAAGCGGCGGTCATTACTTTAACCGAATTACTAGCCGAAGAATACAAAGAATCTGGGATTTCCTTTAATGTTTTAGCTTTAGGTGCCGTTCAAACCGAAATGCTTGAAGAAGCTTTTCCAGGATATCAAGCGCCCATTACAGCTTTAGAAATGGCCGAGTACATCTTCGACTTTGCTCTCAATGGAAATAAATATTATAACGGAAAAATGCTTCAGGTATCTAATTCAACCCCTTGA